The following DNA comes from Pseudomonadota bacterium.
CTTATCGCCTGGTGAGAGTACATTGGTTACTGCCCCTTCCATTGCCCCTGTGCCTGAAGAGGCGAAGATGAGTACCTCGTTCTTTGTGCCAAAGAGGTATTTGAGATTTGCCCTTACCTCCTCCACGACCGCTTCAAAGAGGGGGTTTCTGTGGTGGATGATGGGCTCAGCCATCTTGAGAAGTACTTCAGGTGGGATCTGGGTTGGCCCTGGTGCAAGCAAGTATCTCTTTTGCATGTTGTACCTCCTTTAAGTATTAGGGGAATCCTGTTCCAGGATACCATTAAAACAGATTACGAAGAAAAAGGTCAAGGAAAATGTATACAAAAAGGCCCGTTTTTGTGTTATATTTCTAACATGAAAAGGGTTTATTTTGATCATGCATCGGCTACCCCTGTAGACAGGACTGTCCTGAAATCTATGAAGCCCTATTTTATAGAAAATTTTGGTAACCCGTCGTCTATTTTAATAGAAGAAGGGGCTATTCCACATAGGGCCGTTGAAGAAGCACGAGAAGAAATAGCCTTTTTGGTTAGTGCCTCAAAAGATGAGATTATTTTTACTTCATCTGCCACAGAGTCGAACAATTTAGCTGTAAAAGGATTGGCCCTCGCAAATAGG
Coding sequences within:
- a CDS encoding aminotransferase class V-fold PLP-dependent enzyme; the protein is MQKRYLLAPGPTQIPPEVLLKMAEPIIHHRNPLFEAVVEEVRANLKYLFGTKNEVLIFASSGTGAMEGAVTNVLSPGDK